In Candidatus Polarisedimenticolia bacterium, the sequence GGGTGCTGGTCGTTCGCGACCTGGCCAGCGACTACCAACTGGCGGCGCTGCCGACACGGGGGGAGACAACCCGTTCGGTCGTGGAGATGCTGCGCGCCCAGTTCGCCTGGCACGGAGCTCCCCTAGTCCTCAAATCCGACAACGGCGGGGCCTTCCGCAGCGACCGGGTGCGCTGGCTGCTCCTCCGCCATGGCGTGATACCGCTGCTCTCACCACCCGCCACTCCGCGCTACAACGGGAGCGTGGAGGCGGGGATCGGTATGCTGAAGGTACGGGCCCATTACGCTTCGGCCCGCCACGGCCGTGTCGCCCAATGGTCCTCCGACGATCTCGAGCTCGCCTGCGGTCAGGCGAACCACACGACACGACCTGAGGGTCTGACTCCCGAGTCCGTATGGCGGGATCGGACGCATCCCACGGCCTGGGAACGGGCCTTGTTCCAGGAGACCTACTTGCGGTATAGGGAGGAGGAACGAATGCGGCGCGGGCTGACCGAACCTCTCGACCCTCGCCAACAGGCAACGCTCGAACGCGTCGTCATCGGCCGCGCCCTCGTGGAAAGCGGCTATCTTTTGGTCCGGAGGAGGCGAATTACTCCACTGATTTACTCGCGAAACCGGTCAAAGATATCGTGATCAGCACAGCAGTCCCGGCCGATGAGCACGGGACCCAGCAGCGTGGCCATCGGAGAGATTTGGCTGCCCTGTCCCACCCAGATCCCCTCCGCCACCTCCTGCTCGAGCTGGAAGCCGTTCACATCCCCCTTCAGAACGTCCCGGTTCACGCTCAGGTAGTCCTTCAGATCGAGGACATTCCTGCAGTATCCCGGGAGCTCCGCAGCCGCAATGGAATGCCCCGCCTTCTTGAGGCGCGGAAGAAGGTGCTCCTTGATGTCGCAATAGACTCCGGGCTCGATACAGGAAAGGACCGACCGGTCGAAGACATAGACCCCTGCCGGCACTCGGATCGGACTTTTGGCGGAGTGACGGCGCAGCGTGATGCCGCTGACCCGGGAATCCGCCTCCACTTGCAGCTCCATGGGGTGCCAGTCTCGCGAGGAAAACGGGAGCGTCTGCACGGCTACCGTGGCGGTGGCGGTGCCGCGCCGG encodes:
- a CDS encoding DDE-type integrase/transposase/recombinase translates to MSGAGLRRHLGRVNLVMKVTSNEATRARRGLPRQKVRRQAERAVRISAVAFGRWARQQGRSLRQSAAQLELPFPTLQTWERQWRRDRMKLRARGRHGPTVDRDTRREILALLDLMGPRLGLPTLRTVFPVVARAELVELQRRYRAAYRRRHGMLVQVLRWTRAGAVWALDFTQPPCLVDGIYDRVLVVRDLASDYQLAALPTRGETTRSVVEMLRAQFAWHGAPLVLKSDNGGAFRSDRVRWLLLRHGVIPLLSPPATPRYNGSVEAGIGMLKVRAHYASARHGRVAQWSSDDLELACGQANHTTRPEGLTPESVWRDRTHPTAWERALFQETYLRYREEERMRRGLTEPLDPRQQATLERVVIGRALVESGYLLVRRRRITPLIYSRNRSKIS
- a CDS encoding NDP-sugar synthase, with the protein product MKAILLAGGQDTQLAPLAHQAPKALLPVANRPMVEYVLQHLRQNGIREIALAVNGNYEVFWHVLGDGARLGIRITYSREHAPRGTAGCLLPLADFIGNEPFLVIHGSLFLDANLRELGRSHRRGTATATVAVQTLPFSSRDWHPMELQVEADSRVSGITLRRHSAKSPIRVPAGVYVFDRSVLSCIEPGVYCDIKEHLLPRLKKAGHSIAAAELPGYCRNVLDLKDYLSVNRDVLKGDVNGFQLEQEVAEGIWVGQGSQISPMATLLGPVLIGRDCCADHDIFDRFRE